A genomic stretch from Falco naumanni isolate bFalNau1 chromosome 4, bFalNau1.pat, whole genome shotgun sequence includes:
- the RBBP6 gene encoding E3 ubiquitin-protein ligase RBBP6 isoform X3 — MSCVHYKFSSKLNYDTVTFDGLHISLCDLKRQIMGREKLKAADCDLQITNAQTKEEYTDDNALIPKNSSVIVRRIPIGGVKATSKTYVMTPKSHKILETAFRSRTEPVSGTSKATANLAEANASEEDKIKAMMTQSGHEYDPINYMKKPLGPPPPSYTCFRCGKPGHYIKNCPTNGDKNFESVPRIKKSTGIPRSFMMEVKDPNTKGAMLTNTGKYAIPTIDAEAYAIGKKEKPPFLPEEPSSSSEEDDPIPDELLCLICKDIMTDAVVIPCCGNSYCDECIRTALLESEEHTCPTCHQTDVSPDALIANKFLRQAVNNFKNETGYTKRLRKQIQQQQQQQLPPPPPPPPLMRQTITRNLQPLLRPAISRQQDPLMIPLASLASRSALSSLGPGQSSVAAGLPVNPSSVVVSDLPPAVSLSLRGEKPDGPFRDADAVIPPAALVTAAELSKSSSLSISSLLEEKGYQVPVLRQPALPSLLGPQGQSIPTTGHPMRAGTIRSAGGRPGWELSSNRGRPHGDRTQRTQAPTLPASTPVFVPVPPPPLYPPPPHALPLPPGVPPPQFPPQFPPGQPPSAGYSVPPPGYPPAPANMSSAWVPTAVPTAHSNTIPTTQAPPLSREEFYREQRRLKEEEKKKSKLDEFTNDFAKELMEYKKIQKERRRSFSRSKSPYSASSYSRSSYTYSKSRSGSSRSRSYSRSFSRSHSRSYSRSPPYQRRGKGKSRNYRSRSRSHGYHRSRSRSPPYRRYHSRSRSPVFRSQSPTKRTIPQGEGEREYFNRYREVPPYDMKAYYGRSVDFRDPFEKERYREWERNYREWYEKFYKGYAVGAQPRPPVNRENFSPDRFGPPGTRRENSPYARGRREDYPGGQSHRNRSIAGNYPEKPSGRESHGIKDPTKSKEKEVENPLGDGKGNKHKKHRKRRKGDENEGFPNTELLESARKSREPVTTEDVKTDSLFMLPSRDDATPVRDEPMEADSIAFKPVSEKEKKEKDKPKAKIDKTKRKVEVAVPAKKDNIAKPAKASQEKVDTDREKSPRTEVPVKKVKEELPKTDSVKTSSSQKDEKALGTPRKVHPKVMKDHPETRPAKEEKAKKDHPKETKSEKPSNKEDKSKKPAEKSKQSDAKPEKRKRKADEKVDKEHEASSIKASKPETAESKTSPKGKTEADGEKGERTPEKDKSAFLNNPAKKIKLNRETGKKIVSGENVPPAKEPVEKPEPSSSKVKQEKSKGKVRRKVTAADGSSSTLVDYTSTSSTGGSPVRKPEEKPDTKRTVIKTMEEYNNDITAPAEDVIIMIQVPQSKWDKDDFESEEEDIKSTQVPANVGKPASVIKNVSAKPANPIKHNEKETEPLEKTQKTTKEVSYESSQHDAKSSKSSLSNEKGKTKDRDHSLSDKDTSEKRKSSVQPEKDHSERPTEQGNGKNVSQSSKDSRSSEKHDAGRGSAGKDFTPNREKKSDHEGNRDHSSSKRRDEKSELARRKDSPSRNRESTSVQKSKPRDERAEQSKKGAGDAKRSSYSPPRERKQSDHKAAHDSKRTVEEHKPLDKNSGKEKEKHVPEVKSNKEKEPGGNKPPLKQESPDVKNEKENVTGQTDKSVAKPKPQVSSSSRLSSDLTRETDEAAFVPDYNESDSESNVSAKDEEAAGKNPKEAKEKAVEKVKEETAAPAAVDQPEASRSQGQSSPSVSRSRSQSPSESQTRSHSSSASSGESQDSKKKKKKKEKKKHKKHKKHKKHKKHIGNETELEKSQKHKHKKKKSKKSKDKEKDDQKVKSVTT, encoded by the exons AATACACAGATGATAACGCCTTGATTCCCAAGAACTCATCGGTAATTGTTAGAAGAATCCCTATCGGAGGAGTTAAAGCTACCAGCAAAACATATGTTAT gaCTCCTAAATCGCACAAAATCCTAGAAACTGCTTTCAG aAGTCGAACTGAGCCAGTGAGTGGAACATCAAAAGCA ACTGCCAATCTGGCTGAAGCCAATGCTTCCgaggaagataaaataaaagctatgaTGACACAGTCTGGCCATGAATATGATCCAATCAA TTACATGAAGAAACCCTTGGGTCCACCTCCACCATCATATACTTGCTTTCGTTGTGGAAAACCTGGCCACTACATAAAGAACTGTCCAACAAATGGG GACAAAAATTTTGAGTCTGTTCCCAGAATTAAAAAGAGCACAGGAATCCCAAGGAGTTTCATGATGGAAGTGAAAGATCCAAATACAAAGGGTGCTATGTTGACAAACACTGGGAAATACGCAATACCAACTATTGATGC GGAAGCTTATGCTATAGGAAAGAAGGAGAAGCCTCCCTTTTTACCGGAGGagccatcctcctcctcagaaGAAGATGATCCTATTCCAGATGAGTTGCTATGTCTCATTTGTAAAGATATAATGACTGATGCAGTTGTTATTCCCTGCTGTGGAAACAGTTACTGTGACGAAT GTATTAGAACAGCATTACTGGAATCTGAGGAACATACATGCCCAACGTGTCATCAAACTGATGTTTCTCCTGATGCTTTAATTGCCAACAAGTTCCTACGCCAG GCTGTGAACAACTTCAAAAATGAAACTGGCTACACAAAAAGGCTGCGTAAGCAGatccagcagcaacagcagcagcagctgccaccgccaccacctccaccaccactAATGAGACAAACAATAACACGCAACCTGCAGCCTCTACTCCGGCCAGCAATTTCCAGACAGCAGGATCCACTAATGATTCCATTAGCTTCTCTGGCTTCTCGTTCTGCTTTGTCATCCTTGGGCCCTGGTCAGTCATctgtggcagctgggctgccagTAAATCCGTCTTCTGTCGTCGTCTCTGATCTCCCTCCAGCAGTGTCCCTATCTCTGCGTGGTGAAAAGCCAGATGGACCTTTTCG tGATGCCGATGCTGTTAtacctcctgctgctctggtgACTGCTGCTGAACTCTCTAAATCTTCATCCCTGTCAATCAGCAGTTTGTTGGAAGAGAAg GGCTATCAGGTTCCTGTACTAAGACAGCCAGCGTTACCAAGTCTTTTGGGCCCTCAAGGACAATCAATACCCACAACTG GTCATCCGATGAGAGCTGGTACCATTCGCTCAGCAGGTGGCAGACCAGGCTGGGAACT AAGTTCAAATCGAGGGCGCCCACACGGTGACCGTACCCAAAGGACTCAGGCCCCAACACTACCAGCATCAACACCAGTCTTTGTGCCTGTGCCTCCACCTCCCTTGTATCCTCCGCCACCCCatgctcttcctcttcctccgGGGGTGCCACCACCACAGTTTCCTCCTCAGTTTCCACCTGGTCAGCCTCCATCTGCTGGGTACAGTGTCCCCCCTCCAGGAtaccccccagctcctgcaaatATGTCGTCAGCCTGGGTACCAACAGCAGTACCGACGGCTCATTCAAATACCATCCCAACGACGCAGGCACCTCCTTTATCTAGGGAGGAGTTTTACAGAGAACAGCGGAGACTTAAAGAGGA ggaaaagaaaaagtccaaACTTGATGAGTTTACAAATGATTTTGCTAAGGAATTGATGGAATATAAAAAGATTCAAAAGGAGCGTAGGCGTTCGTTTTCCAG gtccaAGTCTCCTTATAGTGCTTCATCTTACTCTAGAAGTTCATATACCTACTCCAAATCAAGATCAGGTTCTTCCCGCTCTCGCTCCTACTCTCGGTCATTTAGTCGTTCCCATTCTCGTTCCTACTCACGATCACCGCCGTATCAAAGAAGAGGCAAAGGGAAGAGCCGTAATTATCGTTCTAGGTCGAGGTCACATGGTTATCACCGTTCAAGGTCACGGTCACCCCCATATAGACGATACCATTCACGGTCAAGGTCTCCTGTATTTAGAAGCCAGTCTCCCACTAAACGGACTATACCtcaaggggaaggagaaagggagtATTTTAACAGATACAGAGAAGTTCCACCATATGATATGAAAGCTTACTATGGCAGATCTGTTGACTTTAGAGAtccatttgaaaaggaaagatacAGAGAATGGGAAAGGAACTATAGAGAATGGTATGAGAAGTTTTACAAGGGCTATGCTGTTGGCGCTCAACCTCGACCTCCAGTAAACAGAGAGAACTTTTCTCCAGATAGGTTTGGTCCACCTGGAACCAGACGAGAGAATTCACCGTATGCTCGGGGACGTAGGGAGGATTATCCTGGTGGGCAGAGCCACAGAAATCGTAGTATAGCTGGAAATTACCCTGAAAAACCTTCTGGAAGAGAGAGCCATGGCATCAAGGATCCTACGAAATCAAAAGAGAAGGAGGTGGAAAATCCACTGGGAGATggcaaaggaaataaacataaaaaacacCGGAAGAGACGAAAAGGGGATGAGAATGAAGGATTTCCCAATACTGAGCTGTTAGAAAGTGCGAGAAAATCAAGAGAGCCAGTTACAACAGAGGATGTTAAAACGGACTCTCTGTTCATGCTCCCAAGCAGAGATGATGCTACCCCTGTGAGAGATGAGCCCATGGAAGCAGACTCTATTGCTTTCAAACCGGTGtctgagaaggagaaaaaagagaaggataAGCCAAAAGCCAAAATTGACAAGACAAAGCGGAAAGTTGAAGTGGCTGTTCCTGCTAAGAAAGACAATATAGCAAAACCAGCTAAAGCTTCCCAAGAGAAGGTTGACACCGATCGTGAAAAATCTCCTCGAACAGAAGTTCCTGTGAAAAAAGTGAAGGAGGAGTTGCCAAAGACAGACAGTGTTAAAACATCTTCCTCTCAAAAGGATGAGAAGGCTCTTGGTACCCCACGGAAAGTTCACCCAAAAGTGATGAAAGATCACCCAGAAACCAGAccagcaaaggaggaaaaggcaaagaaagacCATCCAAAAGAAACCAAGTCAGAGAAGCCCTCCAACAAAGAGGACAAGtcaaaaaaacctgctgaaaaaagcaaacagtctgatgcaaaacctgaaaaaagaaaaagaaaagcagatgaaaaggTTGATAAGGAACACGAAGCCTCTTCCATAAAGGCTTCTAAACCAGAAACTGCTGAATCGAAAACATCACCGAAGGGAAAGACTGAGGCTGATGGTGAAAAAGGAGAGCGAACTCCAGAAAAGgataaatctgcttttcttaacAACCCGGCAAAAAAGATTAAACTTAACAGAGAAACTGGCAAAAAGATAGTGAGTGGAGAAAATGTACCACCCGCAAAAGAACCTGTTGAGAAACCTgagccaagcagcagcaaagttaaacaagaaaaatcaaaggggaaagtgagaagaaaagtaACAGCAGCTGATGGATCTAGTTCAACTCTTGTAGATTACACCAG caCTAGTTCTACTGGAGGAAGCCCTGTTAGAAAGCCTGAAGAAAAGCCAGATACAAAACGAACTGTCATTAAGACCATGGAGGAATATAATAATGATATAACAGCCCCCGCTGAAGATGTCATTATTATGATCCAGGTCCCTCAGTCAAAGTGGGATAAAGATGACTTTGAGTCTGAAGAGGAGGACATTAAATCTACCCAGGTGCCCGCAAACGTAGGAAAACCTGCTAGTGTTATAAAAAATGTGAGTGCTAAGCCAGCAAACCCTataaaacacaatgaaaaagaGACAGAGCCTttggagaaaacacagaagactACAAAAGAGGTGAGTTATGAAAGCTCCCAGCATGATGCAAAAAGTTCAAAAAGTTCGCTgtcaaatgaaaaaggaaaaaccaaagACAGAGATCATTCTTTGTCGGACAAGGATACTTCtgagaagagaaagagcagTGTTCAGCCAGAAAAAGACCACTCAGAACGTCCAACTGaacaaggaaatggaaaaaatgtttctcaatCTTCCAAAGACAGCAGGTCTTCAGAGAAACATGATGCTGGCCGTGGATCTGCTGGTAAAGACTTTACTCcgaacagagagaaaaaatctgACCATGAAGGCAACAGAGATCATTCTAGTTCTAAGCGTAGAGATGAAAAGAGTGAATTAGCAAGGAGAAAAGACTCCCCTTCTCGAAACAGAGAATCAACATCGGTACAGAAAAGCAAGCCGAGAGACGAACGAGCGGAGCAATCCAAAAAGGGTGCTGGAGATGCCAAAAGGAGCAGCTACAGTCCTCCACGTGAGCGGAAGCAGTCTGATCACAAAGCTGCTCACGATTCCAAGCGTACAGTGGAGGAACACAAGCCTCTAGataaaaattcaggaaaagagaaggagaaacatGTACCAGAAGTAAAGAGCAATAAAGAGAAAGAGCCAGGTGGTAATAAACCACCATTAAAACAAGAATCACCAGAtgtaaaaaatgagaaagagaatGTGACTGGACAAACCGATAAAAGCGTTGCCAAGCCGAAGCCTCAGGTAAGCAGCTCCTCACGGCTCTCCTCTGATCTAACTCGAGAGACTGACGAGGCTGCATTTGTACCAGACTACAATGAAAGTGACAGTGAGAGTAATGTATCTGCAAAAGATGaggaagctgcaggaaaaaatcccaaggaagcaaaagaaaaggctgttgAGAAGGtgaaagaggaaacagcagcacctgctgcagTTGACCAGCCTGAGGCAAGCAGAAGTCAAGGTCAGAGCAGTCCCAGTGTTAGCCGCAGCCGTAGTCAAAGCCCTTCCGAGAGTCAGACTCgaagccacagcagcagtgccagctcaGGAGAGAGTcaagacagcaagaaaaagaaaaagaaaaaagagaagaagaagcACAAGAAGCATAAGAAACACAAGAAGCATAAGAAACACATTGGAAATGAAACGGAATTGGAAAAGAGccaaaaacacaaacacaagaagaaaaaatcgAAGAAGAGCAAAGATAAAGAGAAAGATGACCAAAAAGTGAAATCTGTCACTACATAG
- the RBBP6 gene encoding E3 ubiquitin-protein ligase RBBP6 isoform X5, whose product MSCVHYKFSSKLNYDTVTFDGLHISLCDLKRQIMGREKLKAADCDLQITNAQTKEEYTDDNALIPKNSSVIVRRIPIGGVKATSKTYVMTPKSHKILETAFRSRTEPVSGTSKAIDDSSASISLAQLTKTANLAEANASEEDKIKAMMTQSGHEYDPINYMKKPLGPPPPSYTCFRCGKPGHYIKNCPTNGDKNFESVPRIKKSTGIPRSFMMEVKDPNTKGAMLTNTGKYAIPTIDAEAYAIGKKEKPPFLPEEPSSSSEEDDPIPDELLCLICKDIMTDAVVIPCCGNSYCDECIRTALLESEEHTCPTCHQTDVSPDALIANKFLRQAVNNFKNETGYTKRLRKQIQQQQQQQLPPPPPPPPLMRQTITRNLQPLLRPAISRQQDPLMIPLASLASRSALSSLGPGQSSVAAGLPVNPSSVVVSDLPPAVSLSLRGEKPDGPFRDADAVIPPAALVTAAELSKSSSLSISSLLEEKGYQVPVLRQPALPSLLGPQGQSIPTTGHPMRAGTIRSAGGRPGWELSSNRGRPHGDRTQRTQAPTLPASTPVFVPVPPPPLYPPPPHALPLPPGVPPPQFPPQFPPGQPPSAGYSVPPPGYPPAPANMSSAWVPTAVPTAHSNTIPTTQAPPLSREEFYREQRRLKEESKSPYSASSYSRSSYTYSKSRSGSSRSRSYSRSFSRSHSRSYSRSPPYQRRGKGKSRNYRSRSRSHGYHRSRSRSPPYRRYHSRSRSPVFRSQSPTKRTIPQGEGEREYFNRYREVPPYDMKAYYGRSVDFRDPFEKERYREWERNYREWYEKFYKGYAVGAQPRPPVNRENFSPDRFGPPGTRRENSPYARGRREDYPGGQSHRNRSIAGNYPEKPSGRESHGIKDPTKSKEKEVENPLGDGKGNKHKKHRKRRKGDENEGFPNTELLESARKSREPVTTEDVKTDSLFMLPSRDDATPVRDEPMEADSIAFKPVSEKEKKEKDKPKAKIDKTKRKVEVAVPAKKDNIAKPAKASQEKVDTDREKSPRTEVPVKKVKEELPKTDSVKTSSSQKDEKALGTPRKVHPKVMKDHPETRPAKEEKAKKDHPKETKSEKPSNKEDKSKKPAEKSKQSDAKPEKRKRKADEKVDKEHEASSIKASKPETAESKTSPKGKTEADGEKGERTPEKDKSAFLNNPAKKIKLNRETGKKIVSGENVPPAKEPVEKPEPSSSKVKQEKSKGKVRRKVTAADGSSSTLVDYTSTSSTGGSPVRKPEEKPDTKRTVIKTMEEYNNDITAPAEDVIIMIQVPQSKWDKDDFESEEEDIKSTQVPANVGKPASVIKNVSAKPANPIKHNEKETEPLEKTQKTTKEVSYESSQHDAKSSKSSLSNEKGKTKDRDHSLSDKDTSEKRKSSVQPEKDHSERPTEQGNGKNVSQSSKDSRSSEKHDAGRGSAGKDFTPNREKKSDHEGNRDHSSSKRRDEKSELARRKDSPSRNRESTSVQKSKPRDERAEQSKKGAGDAKRSSYSPPRERKQSDHKAAHDSKRTVEEHKPLDKNSGKEKEKHVPEVKSNKEKEPGGNKPPLKQESPDVKNEKENVTGQTDKSVAKPKPQVSSSSRLSSDLTRETDEAAFVPDYNESDSESNVSAKDEEAAGKNPKEAKEKAVEKVKEETAAPAAVDQPEASRSQGQSSPSVSRSRSQSPSESQTRSHSSSASSGESQDSKKKKKKKEKKKHKKHKKHKKHKKHIGNETELEKSQKHKHKKKKSKKSKDKEKDDQKVKSVTT is encoded by the exons AATACACAGATGATAACGCCTTGATTCCCAAGAACTCATCGGTAATTGTTAGAAGAATCCCTATCGGAGGAGTTAAAGCTACCAGCAAAACATATGTTAT gaCTCCTAAATCGCACAAAATCCTAGAAACTGCTTTCAG aAGTCGAACTGAGCCAGTGAGTGGAACATCAAAAGCA ATTGATGACTCTTCTGCATCTATTTCTCTGGCCCAGCTTACTAag ACTGCCAATCTGGCTGAAGCCAATGCTTCCgaggaagataaaataaaagctatgaTGACACAGTCTGGCCATGAATATGATCCAATCAA TTACATGAAGAAACCCTTGGGTCCACCTCCACCATCATATACTTGCTTTCGTTGTGGAAAACCTGGCCACTACATAAAGAACTGTCCAACAAATGGG GACAAAAATTTTGAGTCTGTTCCCAGAATTAAAAAGAGCACAGGAATCCCAAGGAGTTTCATGATGGAAGTGAAAGATCCAAATACAAAGGGTGCTATGTTGACAAACACTGGGAAATACGCAATACCAACTATTGATGC GGAAGCTTATGCTATAGGAAAGAAGGAGAAGCCTCCCTTTTTACCGGAGGagccatcctcctcctcagaaGAAGATGATCCTATTCCAGATGAGTTGCTATGTCTCATTTGTAAAGATATAATGACTGATGCAGTTGTTATTCCCTGCTGTGGAAACAGTTACTGTGACGAAT GTATTAGAACAGCATTACTGGAATCTGAGGAACATACATGCCCAACGTGTCATCAAACTGATGTTTCTCCTGATGCTTTAATTGCCAACAAGTTCCTACGCCAG GCTGTGAACAACTTCAAAAATGAAACTGGCTACACAAAAAGGCTGCGTAAGCAGatccagcagcaacagcagcagcagctgccaccgccaccacctccaccaccactAATGAGACAAACAATAACACGCAACCTGCAGCCTCTACTCCGGCCAGCAATTTCCAGACAGCAGGATCCACTAATGATTCCATTAGCTTCTCTGGCTTCTCGTTCTGCTTTGTCATCCTTGGGCCCTGGTCAGTCATctgtggcagctgggctgccagTAAATCCGTCTTCTGTCGTCGTCTCTGATCTCCCTCCAGCAGTGTCCCTATCTCTGCGTGGTGAAAAGCCAGATGGACCTTTTCG tGATGCCGATGCTGTTAtacctcctgctgctctggtgACTGCTGCTGAACTCTCTAAATCTTCATCCCTGTCAATCAGCAGTTTGTTGGAAGAGAAg GGCTATCAGGTTCCTGTACTAAGACAGCCAGCGTTACCAAGTCTTTTGGGCCCTCAAGGACAATCAATACCCACAACTG GTCATCCGATGAGAGCTGGTACCATTCGCTCAGCAGGTGGCAGACCAGGCTGGGAACT AAGTTCAAATCGAGGGCGCCCACACGGTGACCGTACCCAAAGGACTCAGGCCCCAACACTACCAGCATCAACACCAGTCTTTGTGCCTGTGCCTCCACCTCCCTTGTATCCTCCGCCACCCCatgctcttcctcttcctccgGGGGTGCCACCACCACAGTTTCCTCCTCAGTTTCCACCTGGTCAGCCTCCATCTGCTGGGTACAGTGTCCCCCCTCCAGGAtaccccccagctcctgcaaatATGTCGTCAGCCTGGGTACCAACAGCAGTACCGACGGCTCATTCAAATACCATCCCAACGACGCAGGCACCTCCTTTATCTAGGGAGGAGTTTTACAGAGAACAGCGGAGACTTAAAGAGGA gtccaAGTCTCCTTATAGTGCTTCATCTTACTCTAGAAGTTCATATACCTACTCCAAATCAAGATCAGGTTCTTCCCGCTCTCGCTCCTACTCTCGGTCATTTAGTCGTTCCCATTCTCGTTCCTACTCACGATCACCGCCGTATCAAAGAAGAGGCAAAGGGAAGAGCCGTAATTATCGTTCTAGGTCGAGGTCACATGGTTATCACCGTTCAAGGTCACGGTCACCCCCATATAGACGATACCATTCACGGTCAAGGTCTCCTGTATTTAGAAGCCAGTCTCCCACTAAACGGACTATACCtcaaggggaaggagaaagggagtATTTTAACAGATACAGAGAAGTTCCACCATATGATATGAAAGCTTACTATGGCAGATCTGTTGACTTTAGAGAtccatttgaaaaggaaagatacAGAGAATGGGAAAGGAACTATAGAGAATGGTATGAGAAGTTTTACAAGGGCTATGCTGTTGGCGCTCAACCTCGACCTCCAGTAAACAGAGAGAACTTTTCTCCAGATAGGTTTGGTCCACCTGGAACCAGACGAGAGAATTCACCGTATGCTCGGGGACGTAGGGAGGATTATCCTGGTGGGCAGAGCCACAGAAATCGTAGTATAGCTGGAAATTACCCTGAAAAACCTTCTGGAAGAGAGAGCCATGGCATCAAGGATCCTACGAAATCAAAAGAGAAGGAGGTGGAAAATCCACTGGGAGATggcaaaggaaataaacataaaaaacacCGGAAGAGACGAAAAGGGGATGAGAATGAAGGATTTCCCAATACTGAGCTGTTAGAAAGTGCGAGAAAATCAAGAGAGCCAGTTACAACAGAGGATGTTAAAACGGACTCTCTGTTCATGCTCCCAAGCAGAGATGATGCTACCCCTGTGAGAGATGAGCCCATGGAAGCAGACTCTATTGCTTTCAAACCGGTGtctgagaaggagaaaaaagagaaggataAGCCAAAAGCCAAAATTGACAAGACAAAGCGGAAAGTTGAAGTGGCTGTTCCTGCTAAGAAAGACAATATAGCAAAACCAGCTAAAGCTTCCCAAGAGAAGGTTGACACCGATCGTGAAAAATCTCCTCGAACAGAAGTTCCTGTGAAAAAAGTGAAGGAGGAGTTGCCAAAGACAGACAGTGTTAAAACATCTTCCTCTCAAAAGGATGAGAAGGCTCTTGGTACCCCACGGAAAGTTCACCCAAAAGTGATGAAAGATCACCCAGAAACCAGAccagcaaaggaggaaaaggcaaagaaagacCATCCAAAAGAAACCAAGTCAGAGAAGCCCTCCAACAAAGAGGACAAGtcaaaaaaacctgctgaaaaaagcaaacagtctgatgcaaaacctgaaaaaagaaaaagaaaagcagatgaaaaggTTGATAAGGAACACGAAGCCTCTTCCATAAAGGCTTCTAAACCAGAAACTGCTGAATCGAAAACATCACCGAAGGGAAAGACTGAGGCTGATGGTGAAAAAGGAGAGCGAACTCCAGAAAAGgataaatctgcttttcttaacAACCCGGCAAAAAAGATTAAACTTAACAGAGAAACTGGCAAAAAGATAGTGAGTGGAGAAAATGTACCACCCGCAAAAGAACCTGTTGAGAAACCTgagccaagcagcagcaaagttaaacaagaaaaatcaaaggggaaagtgagaagaaaagtaACAGCAGCTGATGGATCTAGTTCAACTCTTGTAGATTACACCAG caCTAGTTCTACTGGAGGAAGCCCTGTTAGAAAGCCTGAAGAAAAGCCAGATACAAAACGAACTGTCATTAAGACCATGGAGGAATATAATAATGATATAACAGCCCCCGCTGAAGATGTCATTATTATGATCCAGGTCCCTCAGTCAAAGTGGGATAAAGATGACTTTGAGTCTGAAGAGGAGGACATTAAATCTACCCAGGTGCCCGCAAACGTAGGAAAACCTGCTAGTGTTATAAAAAATGTGAGTGCTAAGCCAGCAAACCCTataaaacacaatgaaaaagaGACAGAGCCTttggagaaaacacagaagactACAAAAGAGGTGAGTTATGAAAGCTCCCAGCATGATGCAAAAAGTTCAAAAAGTTCGCTgtcaaatgaaaaaggaaaaaccaaagACAGAGATCATTCTTTGTCGGACAAGGATACTTCtgagaagagaaagagcagTGTTCAGCCAGAAAAAGACCACTCAGAACGTCCAACTGaacaaggaaatggaaaaaatgtttctcaatCTTCCAAAGACAGCAGGTCTTCAGAGAAACATGATGCTGGCCGTGGATCTGCTGGTAAAGACTTTACTCcgaacagagagaaaaaatctgACCATGAAGGCAACAGAGATCATTCTAGTTCTAAGCGTAGAGATGAAAAGAGTGAATTAGCAAGGAGAAAAGACTCCCCTTCTCGAAACAGAGAATCAACATCGGTACAGAAAAGCAAGCCGAGAGACGAACGAGCGGAGCAATCCAAAAAGGGTGCTGGAGATGCCAAAAGGAGCAGCTACAGTCCTCCACGTGAGCGGAAGCAGTCTGATCACAAAGCTGCTCACGATTCCAAGCGTACAGTGGAGGAACACAAGCCTCTAGataaaaattcaggaaaagagaaggagaaacatGTACCAGAAGTAAAGAGCAATAAAGAGAAAGAGCCAGGTGGTAATAAACCACCATTAAAACAAGAATCACCAGAtgtaaaaaatgagaaagagaatGTGACTGGACAAACCGATAAAAGCGTTGCCAAGCCGAAGCCTCAGGTAAGCAGCTCCTCACGGCTCTCCTCTGATCTAACTCGAGAGACTGACGAGGCTGCATTTGTACCAGACTACAATGAAAGTGACAGTGAGAGTAATGTATCTGCAAAAGATGaggaagctgcaggaaaaaatcccaaggaagcaaaagaaaaggctgttgAGAAGGtgaaagaggaaacagcagcacctgctgcagTTGACCAGCCTGAGGCAAGCAGAAGTCAAGGTCAGAGCAGTCCCAGTGTTAGCCGCAGCCGTAGTCAAAGCCCTTCCGAGAGTCAGACTCgaagccacagcagcagtgccagctcaGGAGAGAGTcaagacagcaagaaaaagaaaaagaaaaaagagaagaagaagcACAAGAAGCATAAGAAACACAAGAAGCATAAGAAACACATTGGAAATGAAACGGAATTGGAAAAGAGccaaaaacacaaacacaagaagaaaaaatcgAAGAAGAGCAAAGATAAAGAGAAAGATGACCAAAAAGTGAAATCTGTCACTACATAG